A window of Gambusia affinis linkage group LG03, SWU_Gaff_1.0, whole genome shotgun sequence contains these coding sequences:
- the LOC122827756 gene encoding protein FAM214B, with translation MRHIHVELTQKKAQLELPAQEGDLPPSASPMVGLDPGVRAEGPRRFDQEELRLQKVYQLSIFSQMGGFSASTGSHADAQQRPCRAGYKRVLEEPQLTHKRSHLEDTLDNEVIEGGVLCGSTPAQANGNGSITGPGGPVSPYSCMHLEHRDSEGGLSPTSPPLSPSQTPSRRPAQHNHDRPIPDAFAPLSPKSPPMCDPHGHICDQGHSNGSLARTETANGVRTSTHLLGSPGHDGCSNGSSGGQLSPLLYELSTYETPNPASPTSPPGPFSPPHHTEMQEPGEATEWDIGLESSPPERSATQQATSSNGLASWEKTPSSNGHRLFSGGHWPAKKRLLSPSDTADSCSEDEGPSTSKRSRLSLLSSGVTSCRSTDAKAAPYWNHLLPSTRDHPKTAISCTRSGRRLKTGLRLKSRQLRSGRQTDTGRATRWSSSSISRSLLGNFEESMLKGRFSPSGQIEGFTAEIGASGSYCPQHVTLPVQVTYYDISEHSAPSPFLGVISLEPLGKKGYSIPKAGTIQVTLFNPNKTVVKMFLVTYNFGDMPVNHMTFLRHRIFLVPVEEGTEGEDEVSPGGGALDRKRILCYLIHLRFQSSKSGKIYLHNDIRLLFSRKSIEVDTGIPYELKSFTEVPRNPKYSPRM, from the exons ATGCGGCACATTCACGTGGAGTTGACCCAGAAAAAGGCTCAACTAGAGCTTCCAGCACAGGAGGGGGACCTGCCTCCATCTGCATCCCCAATGGTGGGACTAGATCCTGGCGTTAGAGCCGAGGGACCCAGGCGCTTTGACCAAGAAGAGTTGCGACTCCAAAAGGTTTACCAGCTCTCCATTTTCTCTCAGATGGGAGGATTTTCAGCCTCCACTGGATCACATGCTGATGCCCAACAAAGACCGTGTCGAGCGGGTTATAAAAGAGTGTTAGAAGAGCCTCAGCTAACTCATAAGCGCTCCCACCTGGAGGACACATTGGACAATGAGGTGATTGAGGGTGGGGTGTTATGTGGGTCCACCCCAGCTCAAGCTAATGGGAATGGATCTATAACTGGGCCTGGCGGGCCTGTTTCTCCATACTCTTGCATGCATTTGGAGCATAGAGACTCTGAAGGTGGACTGTCACCTACGTCACCACCGCTCTCCCCAAGCCAAACTCCCTCCCGGCGACCTGCTCAGCACAATCATGATAGACCCATCCCTGACGCATTTGCGCCACTATCCCCCAAGTCGCCTCCAATGTGCGACCCACACGGGCATATCTGTGACCAGGGACACTCCAATGGAAGCTTAGCAAGGACAGAAACGGCTAATGGCGTCCGCACATCAACCCATTTGTTAGGAAGCCCTGGACATGATGGTTGTAGTAATGGCTCATCTGGAGGACAGCTTAGCCCCCTCTTATATGAACTATCCACATATGAAACTCCTAATCCTGCCAGCCCCACAAGCCCTCCTGGCCCTTTCTCCCCTCCACACCACACAGAGATGCAGGAACCAGGGGAAGCTACTGAATGGGACATTGGCCTTGAATCCTCTCCACCTGAGAGAAGTGCCACCCAACAGGCCACTTCGTCAAATGGCCTGGCTTCCTGGGAGAAAACTCCAAGCAGTAACGGTCACCGTCTATTCTCTGGAGGCCACTGGCCGGCAAAAAAGAGACTGCTTTCCCCAAGTGATACAGCAGACTCGTGCTCTGAAGATGAAGGGCCCTCTACATCTAAAAGAAGCAGACTGTCTTTGCTAAGTTCAGGAGTAACTTCATGTCGTAGCACTGATGCTAAAGCTGCTCCCTACTGGAACCACCTGCTGCCCTCTACACGAGACCATCCTAAG actgcCATAAGCTGCACCAGATCAGGGAGACGACTAAAGACTGGGTTGCGCTTAAAAAG CCGGCAGCTGCGCAGCGGCAGGCAGACCGATACCGGCCGGGCCACACGTTGGTCCTCGTCTTCCATTAGTAGATCGCTGCTGGGCAACTTTGAG GAGTCCATGTTGAAGGGCAGATTCTCCCCATCTGGGCAGATTGAAGGATTCACAGCAGAGATCGGAGCCAGCGGCTCCTACTGCCCACAGCATGTCACGCTGCCTGTGCAGGTTACGTACTACGACATCTCAGAGCACAGTGCTCCCTCACCCTTCCTG GGTGTGATATCACTCGAGCCTCTTGGAAAGAAAGGATACAGCATACCCAAAGCAGGGACCATTCAAGTG ACCTTATTTAATCCCAATAAAACTGTGGTGAAGATGTTCCTGGTGACGTACAACTTTGGAGACATGCCAGTCAATCACATGACCTTCCTGCGTCACCGTATCTTCCTGGTACCAGTGGAGGAAGGCACAGAGGGGGAAGATGAGGTGTCTCCAGGTGGCGGAGCGCTCGACAGGAAGAGGATTCTTTGCTACTTGATACATCTCAG attCCAGAGCtccaaatctggaaaaatttaCTTGCACAATGATATCCGGCTGCTATTTTCCCGTAAATCCATCGAAGTGGATACAGGGATCCCGTATGAGCTGAAATCTTTCACCGAGGTGCCAAGAAATCCCAAATACTCTCCCCGTATGTGA